In Macadamia integrifolia cultivar HAES 741 chromosome 5, SCU_Mint_v3, whole genome shotgun sequence, a single window of DNA contains:
- the LOC122078500 gene encoding aspartyl protease family protein 2: MVGWEWASSLLPTFLLSLVLLLCFSDLCNSQANGSSSSNEYLKLRLLHRSPFRSPSQSLHFDSRRLFTLFSTLRSRRNPKIPIVSGASSSSGQYFVDFRIGTPPQKLLLVADTGSDLIWVKCSACRNCSRNAPGTAFQARHSTTFSPLHCYDKACRLVPHPLKHQPCNHTRVHSTCHYQYTYDDGSRTSGFFSRETTTLNTSSGRAAKRKTLVFGCGFHVSGPSLTGSSFNGSQGVMGLGRGPISFSTQLGKQFGNKFSYCLMDYTLSPPPTSYLVIGESPESITKKKMRYTPLLTNPLSPNLYYVGIKSVSVNGVTLRINPSVWAINQEGYGGTIIDSGTTLTFLAEPAYRHILKAFNKRVRLPRAEDPRGILDLCVNVSGVANERLPRLEFKLSGGSLFSPPVSNYFIDTANQVKCLALRSVDTQAGGISVIGNLMQQGFMLEFDRDKSRLGFSRHGCALQ, from the coding sequence ATGGTGGGATGGGAATGGGCTTCTTCTCTATTACccacttttcttctctctctggtTCTCCTCCTCTGCTTCTCCGATCTCTGTAACAGCCAAGCCAATGGTAGCAGCAGCTCAAACGAATACTTGAAACTGAGATTGCTCCACAGAAGCCCATTTCGTTCCCCCTCTCAATCTCTCCACTTCGATTCTCGTCGTCTCTTCACTCTGTTCTCGACTTTGCGTAGCCGCAGAAATCCAAAGATCCCTATTGTTTCCggagcttcttcttcatcagGCCAATATTTTGTGGATTTCAGGATCGGAACCCCACCTCAAAAACTCCTCCTTGTGGCCGATACAGGCAGCGATCTGATTTGGGTTAAATGCTCTGCTTGTCGCAACTGTAGCAGAAACGCACCGGGCACCGCCTTCCAGGCTCGCCATTCTACTACATTTTCACCACTTCACTGCTACGACAAGGCGTGTCGACTCGTCCCTCACCCTCTCAAGCACCAGCCCTGTAACCACACGCGCGTCCACAGTACCTGTCACTACCAATACACCTACGATGATGGGTCTCGGACAAGTGGGTTTTTCTCCAGAGAAACCACTACATTGAACACGAGCTCCGGACGAGCAGCTAAGCGCAAAACCCTTGTTTTTGGGTGCGGATTTCACGTCTCTGGTCCCAGTTTGACAGGTTCGAGCTTTAATGGCTCCCAAGGGGTGATGGGTCTAGGTCGAGGGCCAATCTCCTTCTCCACCCAACTGGGTAAACAGTTTGGCAACAAATTCTCTTACTGCCTCATGGATTACACCTTATCCCCACCTCCGACGAGCTATTTAGTGATCGGAGAATCACCGGAGTCGATCactaagaagaagatgagatacACGCCATTGCTGACCAACCCTCTCTCCCCAAACTTATACTATGTGGGGATCAAGAGCGTTAGCGTCAACGGAGTAACATTGCGGATCAACCCCTCCGTTTGGGCCATAAATCAAGAGGGTTATGGTGGCACCATAATCGATTCTGGGACAACATTAACCTTCTTGGCAGAGCCGGCTTATCGACATATTCTGAAGGCGTTTAATAAGAGGGTGAGGTTACCAAGAGCAGAGGACCCAAGAGGAATCTTGGATCTCTGCGTAAATGTGTCGGGCGTGGCAAATGAGAGGCTGCCCAGATTGGAATTCAAGCTCAGTGGTGGGTCTCTATTTTCGCCGCCGGTGAGTAACTACTTCATAGATACGGCGAACCAGGTGAAGTGCTTGGCTCTGCGAAGCGTGGACACGCAGGCAGGTGGGATTTCGGTGATAGGGAACCTAATGCAACAAGGGTTCATGTTGGAGTTCGACAGGGACAAGTCAAGGCTCGGGTTTTCTCGGCATGGGTGCGCCCTACAATGA